The following coding sequences lie in one Porphyromonas asaccharolytica DSM 20707 genomic window:
- a CDS encoding oxaloacetate decarboxylase, which translates to MATKKKIQFSLIYRDMWQSSGKFQPRAEQLAAIAPLIIEMGCFARVETNGGAFEQVKLLAGENPNDAVRAFTKPLNEAGIKTHMLDRGLNGLRMYPVPADVRKLMYRVKHAQGVDITRIFDGLNDPRNIIPSIHYAKEAGMTAQATLCITYSPIHTIEYYSTLADKLIEAGADEICLKDMAGIGRPHFLGQLVKSIKSKHPDTIIQYHGHSGPGFSVASMLEVCENGADIIDVAMEPISWGKIHPDVITIREMLYDAGFDVPEINMDAYMRARTMTQSFIDDFLGYFMGSTNKETSSLLVGCGLPGGMMGSMMADLKGVHSGINMYLRNHDQPELSIDDLLVKLFNEVAYVWPRVGYPPLVTPFSQYVKNIALMNVYNMTQGKGRWLAIDQNMWNMILGKAGRIPGKIDPELVALAKEKGLEFSDADPQQFYPDALDEFRKEMKENGWEFGPDDEELFELAMHPEQYRRYKSGDLRREFEASLAKAKADALAKKGFDESDIKKAMRAGTQMIPAPTTGTVLWEVDPTEGSMAPATGTEYVTGQPFCYIETPFGQIERVNTNFTGKLIEVCVGQGQTVRKGDELAYIKPAEKEEHYPDYQPPIKRIEEEATTRPRERRPLGR; encoded by the coding sequence ATGGCAACAAAGAAAAAGATTCAGTTTAGCCTCATATATAGAGATATGTGGCAATCCTCTGGCAAGTTCCAGCCACGTGCTGAGCAACTAGCAGCGATCGCACCGCTCATCATCGAGATGGGATGCTTCGCACGTGTCGAGACCAACGGAGGTGCCTTCGAGCAGGTTAAGCTACTCGCGGGCGAAAACCCTAATGACGCTGTACGCGCCTTCACCAAGCCGCTCAACGAGGCGGGCATCAAGACGCACATGCTAGACCGTGGTCTCAACGGACTGCGCATGTACCCCGTACCGGCCGACGTCCGCAAGTTGATGTATCGTGTCAAGCATGCGCAGGGGGTAGACATCACACGTATCTTCGATGGACTCAACGATCCACGCAACATCATCCCCTCCATACACTATGCCAAGGAAGCGGGCATGACCGCTCAGGCGACACTCTGTATCACCTACTCTCCGATACATACGATCGAGTACTACTCTACGCTAGCCGACAAGCTCATCGAGGCTGGCGCTGATGAGATCTGTCTCAAGGATATGGCCGGCATCGGTCGTCCTCACTTCCTCGGGCAGCTCGTCAAGTCGATCAAGTCTAAGCACCCCGATACGATCATTCAGTATCACGGACACTCAGGCCCAGGCTTTTCCGTAGCCTCTATGCTAGAGGTGTGCGAAAACGGCGCTGACATCATAGACGTTGCCATGGAGCCTATCTCTTGGGGTAAGATCCACCCAGACGTGATCACGATCCGTGAGATGCTCTACGATGCGGGCTTTGATGTACCTGAGATCAATATGGACGCTTACATGCGCGCTCGTACTATGACTCAGAGCTTTATCGATGACTTCCTTGGGTACTTCATGGGCTCGACCAATAAGGAGACCTCTTCGCTACTCGTCGGCTGCGGTCTGCCAGGCGGTATGATGGGCTCGATGATGGCCGACCTCAAGGGCGTTCACTCAGGTATCAATATGTATCTGCGCAATCACGACCAGCCTGAGCTATCGATCGATGACCTACTGGTCAAGCTCTTTAACGAGGTCGCTTACGTATGGCCACGTGTCGGTTACCCCCCACTAGTAACCCCCTTCAGCCAGTATGTCAAGAACATCGCTCTGATGAACGTCTACAACATGACGCAGGGCAAGGGTCGCTGGCTCGCCATAGACCAGAACATGTGGAACATGATCCTCGGCAAGGCTGGTCGTATCCCTGGCAAGATAGATCCAGAGCTTGTAGCACTCGCCAAGGAGAAGGGACTAGAGTTCTCCGATGCCGACCCACAGCAGTTCTACCCCGATGCGCTGGATGAGTTCCGCAAGGAGATGAAGGAGAATGGCTGGGAGTTTGGTCCCGACGACGAGGAGCTCTTCGAGCTGGCTATGCACCCCGAGCAGTATAGACGCTACAAGAGTGGCGACCTGCGTCGTGAGTTTGAGGCTTCTCTCGCTAAGGCTAAGGCTGATGCTCTAGCTAAGAAGGGCTTCGACGAGAGCGACATCAAGAAGGCTATGCGTGCAGGTACGCAGATGATCCCTGCCCCAACGACGGGTACCGTCCTTTGGGAGGTCGATCCTACAGAGGGTTCGATGGCTCCAGCCACAGGCACGGAGTATGTAACGGGTCAACCCTTCTGCTACATCGAGACTCCATTTGGTCAGATAGAGCGTGTCAATACGAACTTCACGGGCAAGCTCATCGAGGTCTGTGTAGGTCAGGGTCAGACCGTCCGCAAGGGCGATGAGCTAGCCTACATCAAGCCAGCCGAAAAGGAGGAGCACTACCCCGACTATCAGCCCCCGATCAAGCGTATCGAAGAGGAGGCTACGACACGTCCGCGTGAGCGTCGTCCCCTAGGGCGCTAA